In Actinopolyspora saharensis, the genomic window CGCCGGGGGAATCCACAGTGGAGTACCAGGTGGTCGGTGCCGTGGCGGACACGCGGGACGACACCCAGCGGGTCGACTGGCGCGCTTCCGGCGGCTGGGACGTGGCCGTCCAACGGACCCGGATCTCCTTCATATCCCCGAACCCGGCCCGATCCATCGACTGCCGAGCGGGGCCCGTCGGCAGCGACGACGAGTGCGCCGATTTCCGGATCGGCACGACGCGCGGCCCCAGGGCCGAGCACACCGAGCTGGGCGAGGGGGAGCGGATCGACTTCTCGGTGGAAGTACCGGAAGGAACGGTCCCGGCGAACGCCGAGTTCGACGAGACGTTCGGCCTGGACGACGCCTTCGGGCTGAGCCCTGCGGTCGCGGCGGCGCTGGCCGGGCTGGGACTGCTGGTGATCGGCGGGTTCGGTCTGCTCTGGTACACGCGAGGACGCGACGCGCGCGTGAGCACCGGTGATGTCGGGCCGGTCGACGTGCTGATGACCGATGAGCAGGGCAATGTGCGCTTCGCATCCCCGGACGGTGTGCTGCCCGGACAGGTCGGCACCGTCATCGACGAGCACGTCGACGTGGTGGACGTGACCGCGACGGTCATCGATCTGGCCGTGCGCAACTACCTGTGGATCGAGGAGATCTCCGAGGAGGGGCAGGGGCGCGACTGGCGGATCGTGCGGATGAATCCCCCGGACGACTCGTTGCGCGCCTACGAGCGAGCGGTGCACGAGATGCTGTTCGGGGCCGAGGGTGCCGAGCGGGACCAGGTGCTGATCTCCCAGCTGCGCGATGGGAGCGCCCCCGAGCTGAGCAAGGTTCGTGACCGGATGTACTCCGACGTGGTCGCGCAGCGCTGGTTCTCGCGCAGGCCCGATTCGGAGCGCAACCTCTTCTGGTGGATCGGTCTCGGAATCGGGGGCTGCGGTGTCGTGCTCACCGCGGTGCTGGCGCTGACGACCTCCTTCGCGCTGCTCGGCATCGGTGTGCTGGTCGGCGGGGTCGCCATGACCTTCGGGGCCAGGGTCATGCCCGCACGGACGAAGCGCGGGAGCGCCCTGGTCGCCCAGGTCCGGGGGCTGCGGGAATACCTGCGGAGCGCGACGGCGGAGTCGATTCCGCTGGCCGACCGCGAGATGGTCTTCTCCCGCTCGCTGCCGTACGCGGTGGTGCTCGGCGAGACCGAGCGCTGGTTGAGCGAGTTCGCCGAGCTGGATCCCGCAGCCGACGGAACGCCCGGGTTGTACTGGTACGGCGAGCTCGAGGAACGGACCGGCCACGTGGTGCCCGACATGCGCCGCTTCCGGGAGCACTTCCCGGTGTTGGTCTCGGTGCTGAACGACGCGCTCGCCCGGCCGGGGCAGGTGCGTTCACTGCGCTGACGGGGCGGCGACTCGGTTCGCTCGGGTGGTCTCCGCGGGGGAGCCTCGGCCGGGGTTTCGCCGCGGGATCCGGCACGTCGAGTAGCCACAGTAGTGGAGCGGCGACCTCCGCGCGAGCCCCGCGTGCGCGGAGATCGCCCAGTTTCTCAGTACTCGCTGTGATGATCCGTCCCCGGAACGAGTGAGATCTGGTCTGGCAGTATCGCCCTGTGGGGCGAGGGCGTGGTTCGGCATCGGTGCTGTTGACCCTGGTGGTGCTCGGAGTGCTCGGCGCGGCCGCCATCGCGTTCGCCCGCTGGCCCCTCCTGGATTCCGGGGGCGGTGCGCGGGAGTGGCGGACCACGACGGCGACCGTGGTCCGCTCGGCGTCCTGCGGTGCCCCCGACGCGCGGGACCTGGTGCGGGTCCGTGTCGGAGAGCGGCGACTGCGTGTCCCGTTCGACGGCTGCGGCCATCCCGAGGGAAGCCGGCTGGAGGTGCGCGTGCCCGCGCGCCCGAGCGGGGACGTCCACGCCCGACCGCCCGAGCGGGGCGGCGGTACGGGCGGTACGGGGCTCCTCGTCTTCGACAGCAGGGCGAGCACGGTGCTGTGCGTGCTCGCCGCGGTATCCGGCGCCGGATACGTGCTGATGCTCGCAGGTGGAAGTCGCGGGCCCTCCGCCTAGCGGTGTGCTCCGGTTCACCTCCGCGCCCCGGATCCGGGCTTTTCGCTCCCACCGGCCGAGAGGCCCTCCAGCTCGAGAGGGTGCTCGCGGCGACGAATCGTTCGAGATCCGACACGCCGAGTGGTCACCAGGGTGCTCACCGCGAGGGCACCGGACGCACGTAGGCTGAAGGACATGGTCGAACCGCAACCACATCGCGTTACCCTGCCCAACGGGCTGCGCGTGGTGCTGGCTCCGAACGCCGAACCGGGATCAACCGAACCCGGCGGGCCTCCGGTGGTCGGCATCAGCGTGCACTACGACGTGGGATTCCGCTCCGAACCGCAGGGGAGGACGGGATTCGCGCACCTGTTCGAGCACTTGATGTTCCAGGGCAGCGAGAGCTTGGAGAAACTCGCCCACTTCCGCCACGTACAGGGCTCCGGCGGAATCTTCAACGGTTCGACGCATCAGGACTACACGGACTACTTCCAGGTGCTGCCCTCCAACGCTCTGGAGCGCGGGCTGTTCCTGGAGGCGGACAGGATGCGTGCACCGCGGCTGACCGAGGAGAACCTGCGCAACCAGGTGGACGTGGTCAAGGAGGAGATCCGGCTCAACGTGCTGAACCGGCCGTACGGCGGGTTCCCCTGGATCCTCCTGCCGCCGGTGCTGTACTCGACCTTCGCCAACGCGCACAACGGCTACGGCGACTTCACCGATCTCGAACGCGCGACCGTGGACGACTGCGCCGCGTTCTTCGACACCTTCTACGCGCCGGGCAACGCCGTGCTGACCATAACGGGAGACATCGACGTCGACCACGCCACCGGACTGGTGGAGAAGCACTTCGGGGACGTCCCGGCGCGCTCGGTTCCGGAACGTCCCTCCTTCGCCGAGCCCTTCCTCGAGGGCGAGCAGCGCGATCGGCAGCAGGACCCCCACGCCCCGCTGCCCGCGGTGGCGCTGGGCTACCGGCTGCCCGACCCGGTGGCCGAGCTCGACAGCTACCTGGCGAACGTGGTGCTGGGAGAGGTGCTCAGCGACGGGGACGCGTCCCGGCTGCAGCAGCGCCTGGTCTACCAGGACTCCCTGGTCGTCGACGTCCAGGCCGGTGCGGGCCTGATGGGGGCCCCGCTCGACGCGCGCGATCCGGACACGTTCACGGTCACCGCGGTCCACAGCCCGGAGGTCTCCACCGACAGGGTGATGGAGGCCATCGACTCCGAGCTGGACCGGCTGGCGACCGAAGGCCCCACCGCCGAGGAGCTGTCCAGGGTCACCGCCAGGTGGTCGGCCGGGCTGTACCGGGACCACGACCGGCTGATCTCGCGAACTCTGGACCTGGGCAGCACCGAGCTGCTGCACGGCAGGGCCGAGCTGGTCGGTGAACTTCCCGACAGGGTCGGCGCGATCACCACCGAGGACGTGGCCGCGGCGGCCAAGGCCCTGCGCCCGGAGACCCGGGCCGTCCTCGAAATCGAACCGACAGGCGACTCCGACGGAGGTGCGGCATGACCAGCGCTACCCACCGCAGTGCCGAGCGGATCGGCCGCACCGAGCAGGGACCCCGGCCGCTGCCCGACCTGGCCGAACCGCGTCAGGGATGGCAGCCGGAAACGGTGGACACCGTGCTGGACAACGGACTGCGCGTCATAGTGGCCAGGCACGGTTCGGTGCCCATGGTCGAACTGCGGCTCCGCATCCCCTTCGCGGGCGACGACCCGAAGCACCCGGCCCGCGCCGAGGTGCTCGCCGAGACCCTGCTGACCGGAACCGACCGGCGGGACCGGATCCGGATGGACACCGACCTGGCCGCGGTCGGGGGGACGCTGCAGGCCTCCGTGGACCCGGAGCGCCTCAGCATCACCGGCGATGCGCTGGCCAGCGGGATGGACACCCTGCTCGACGTGCTCAACGACGCGCTCACCGGCGCTTCCTATCCCGAGCACGAGGTCAGCGGGGAACGCGACCGCCTCGTGGAGCGGATCGCGGTGGCGCGTTCCCAACCCCGGGTGCTCGCCCGCGAGGAGCTGCAGAAGCACCGCTACGGCGATCACCCGTTCGCCCGGGAGGTGCCGCAGTCCGAGGACGTCGCGCAGGTGACGGCGGAGGAGGTCCGCGAACTGCACCGCTCCGCCGTGCTCCCCCGGGGATCGACCCTGGTGCTCGTCGGCGACATCGATCCGCAGCAGACGGTGGAGACCGTGAGCCGGGTGCTGTCCGGCTGGAACTCGGAGGGCAGCGCCCGCGAGATCCCCGCACTGCCCCCGGTCGAGGGCGGAAACGTCCGGCTGGTTCACCGGGAAGGGGCGGTGCAGTCGCAGCTGCGCTTCTCGGCGCAGGCCGTTCCGCGCACCGACGAGCGCTATCCCGCGCTCCAGATCGCCAATCTGATCTTCGGCGGCTACTTCTCCTCCCGGTTGGTCGAGAACATCCGCGAGGACAAGGGCTACACCTACGGGGCCCATTCGGCCTTCGAGTTCACCCCGGACAACGGGACGATCCTGGTCGACGCCGACACGGCCAGCGAGGTGACGGCCGCGGCGCTGATGGAGATCCGCTACGAGTTCGGCAGGCTCGCCCTGGACCCGCCCAAGGAACCCGAGGTCGAGTCGGCGCGCCAGTACGCCATCGGTGGTTTGCTCACCTCCACGTCCTCCCAGTCCGGGCTGGCCTCCATGCTGATCGGCCTGGCCGCCGTGGGACTGGGGCAGGAATGGCTCGCCGGGCATCCGGACCGGCTGCGCTCGGTCACGGTGGATCAGGTGGCCGAGGCGGCCCGGTGGTACATGCCCACCGCGTTCACCGGCGTGATCGTCGGTGACGCGAACCAGTTGAGCGACCAGCTACGCGGACTCGGTGGTGTGACCCTGCCGTGACAGCTCGTTCGGATTCGGAGGAGATCGGCTTCGGGAGAAGCACGAGCGGGGGAGGATTCCAGCTGGACAGTTCTCCCCTGCTGGCCGGTTCTCCGGTGGAGCTCTCGGACGTCCACCGGGACGACCCGGATACGGCGGCCGAGCTGTGGCGCGACGGCGAGGTGCTGCTGGTGGACGAGTACGGCCGCACCCCCGTCGACGCGGAGGGAAGTCTGGCCTGGGCCGATCCCGGGGACTGCGGGAACGGGACGAACGCCGTGCTGCTCGGGCTGTACCAGGGGAGGGCCCGTTGGGGGATGCGTGCTTCCGCACGTGGCTCCGAACTCCTCTGGAGCGATCTGCGCGTGCTCGGGGACTGGCTCGGCGAGGCGGAGTCCGGGCTGTTCGCCACCGCCGTCGGTTTGCTCGCCTGGCACGACCGCGCGCGCTACTGCGCGTTGTGCGGTGCGGGTACGAATCGGATCCGCAGCGGTTGGGCCCGTCGCTGCGGCGGGTGCTGGCACGAGGAGTACCCCCGCACCGACCCGTCCATGATCTGCCTCGTGCACGACGGGGGCGATCAGGTGCTGCTGGCCCGCAAGGCGGGCTGGCCGGAAGAGCGCTTCTCGGTGCTGGCCGGTTTCGTGGAGATGGGCGAGTCCCTCGAGGGATGCGTGCGCCGTGAGGTGCGCGAGGAAGTCGGGATGGAGGTCTCCGACATCCGCTACCTGGGCAGCCAGCCGTGGCCGTTCCCGCGTTCGCTGATGGTGGGCTTCGCGGCAGTGGCCGATCCGGAGGAACCACTGCACCCCGTGGACGGCGAGATCGCCGAAGCGCACTGGGTGAGCCGGGAGCACGTTCGCCAGGCCCTGGAGACGGACGGCCCAGTGCGCGGCGTACGGATGCCGCCCGGGATTTCCATCGCGTACCGGATGTTGCGTGGTTGGGCCTTGAGCTGATCCAGGTTCGGCTTCGTTTCCAGGGCCGGTGGTTCCTTGCGTGCGTGGTTGCGTGGCGGAACCTCAGTCGGGATCTCGCTGCTCCGATCCTCGACATCGGGTGGACACCTGCACAACGTCGAGGCTGTCCTCGCGGGACCCGTGACTGAGAACCCGCGGTCGGTCGGGTGGCTCAGGCTCACAAGCGCCTGCGTTGAGCGGTGCCCTTTGGTCGGAAGCGCTGGTTCCGTCCGTGCGGCGGTGTGAGTTGCCGGGGTGGTGACAAGCTGCTTCGCCGCTTGCCGGACGAAGCATCGTGGTCACGCGGTGGGGTGTGACCGCCGTCAATCGTCCGCCTCTGCGAGGATGCGCACCATGACCGATCGACCGCGACTGCTGGAAGGACTCGATCCGCAACAGCGTGCGGCCGTGACGGCCCCGCGCGGTCCGGTCTGCGTGCTCGCGGGAGCGGGCACCGGCAAGACGCGCACGATCACGCACCGCATCGCTCATCTGGTGCAGCGCGGTCTCGTCGTTCCCCAGCAGGTGCTGGCCGTGACCTTCACGGCCCGCGCCGCCGGGGAGATGCGCACCAGGCTGCGCGGACTCGGCGCTTCCGGTGTGCAGGCGCAGACCTTCCACGCGGCAGCCTTCCGCCAGCTGCGCTACTTCTGGCCGCGCGCGCTGGAAGGCGAGATCTGGCCGCTGGTCGAGCACAAGTTCCGCCTCGTGATGCAGGCCGCGGGGCGAGTCGGCCTGTCCACGGACTCGGAGTCGGTCCGCGATCTGGCCTCCGAGATCGAGTGGGCCAAGTCGGCGCTGCTCACCCCGGAGCAGTACCCGAAGGAAACCGCCCGGATCGGGCGCAGCGCCCCGGTGGCCCCCGAGCGGTTCGTGCAGGTCTTCGAGGCCTACGAGCGGGCGAAGAACTCCGCGAAGATGCTCGACTTCGACGACCTGCTGCTGCACACAGCCGCGGTGCTGGAGGAGCACTCCGAGGTGGCCGAGGAGTTCCGCGCCCGGTACCGGACCTTCGTCGTCGACGAGTACCAGGACGTCACCCCGCTGCAGCAGCGAATTCTGGACGCGTGGCTGGGTGGGCGGGACGATCTCACCGTCGTGGGCGACGCCAATCAGACCATCTACTCGTTCGCCGGGGCCTCCCCGCAGTGGTTGATCGACTTTCCGAACCGCTACCCCAAGGCGGAGGTGGTCCGGCTGGAACGTGACTACCGGTCCACTCCGCAGGTGGTCGAACTGGCCAACCGGGTCATCGCCATGGGCAACTCCGGCAGGTCGCACACCGGACTGACCCTGGTCGGGCAGCGTGCGGACGGCCCGGACCCGGGCTTCGCCGAGCACGAGAGCGAAGCGGCCGAGGCGCAGGCGGTGGCCCGGACGGTCGCCGAGCTCGCGGGCAGCGGTGTCCCGCTGTCCGAAATGGCGGTGCTGTACCGGGTCAACGCCCAGTCCGAGGTGTACGAGCAGGCGCTGTCCGACGCGGAGATCTCTTATCAGGTGCGCGGCGGGGAACGCTTCTTCGCGCGCACCGAGGTGCGGCAGGCCATGGCTGCGCTGCGCACCGCCGCGGGCAGGGGCTCCGCGGAGGGGGGCGAGCTGTCCGAGGCGGTGCGCGAGGTGCTGTCCGAGGTCGGCCTCACCACTAAGCCGCCCGAGGGCGGAGCGGCGCGCGAGCGGTGGCAGTCGCTGAACGCGCTGGCCGAGCTGGCCGACGAGCTGTCCCGCGACGTGGAGGGCGCGGACCTGGCCCGCTACGTGAGCGAGCTGGACGCCCGCGCCTCCGCACAGCACCCCCCGACCATGGAGGGGGTGACGCTGGCCTCGCTGCACGCCGCCAAGGGGCTCGAGTGGGACGCTGTCTTCCTGGTCGGGCTGACCGAGGGGACGCTGCCGATCCAGCACGCCGACGGCGACGACGCTTCGGTGGAGGAGGAGCGCAGGCTGTTCTACGTCGGGGTGACCCGCGCCAGAAAGCACCTGCGGATCTCCTGGGCGTTGTCCAGGGGCCAGGGCGGCGGACGCAAACGTCGGCACAGTCGGTTCCTCAACGGGTTGGTCTCCACCGGCGGCGGGTCGAAAAGCTCCGGGAAGACCCGGCGGACGAACTCCGAGCGGGGGAGGCGCAAGGACGTCGCGCGCTGCCGGAGCTGCTCCGCGCGGCTGGAATCGGCGGTCGAGGTCAAGATCGGTCGTTGCGCGAAGTGCCCCTCGGACGCCGACGACGAACTGCTGGCCAGGCTGCGCAGTTGGCGCACCGAGCGGGCCCAGGAGCTGAAGGTCCCAGCCTACGTGGTGTTCTCGGACGCTACGCTGATCGCGATCGCCGAGCAGCGGCCCGTCGACACCGAGTCCCTCGGCCAGGTTTCCGGAGTCGGGCCCACCAAGCTGGAGCGGTTCGGTGCGGACGTGCTGTCCCTGGTGAACGGACCGGCGGATCTCTGAAACGCCCGTTCGGGGGAGATCCGGGCGAGTGACGTTTTCGGGACAGCGGGGTGAAATCCCGGCGAAAGACCGCCGCTCCGGCAGGAGCACGTTCCGGTGAGAATCCCGCTCCACGCGTTTCCGCAGGGGACAGCGATGTGAAAAATCGCTTGCGCCGCGTGCGCCCCGCGGAATAATCTGCCTTCGACAGTCCGGACGTACCCGCCTCATCCGGCGGTGGGCACAGGAAAGGTGGTGGCTCGAAATGCGCGAGCTCGGCATTCACGCGTCGACGGGTCACCACGGCCTCGCGGACACTGCTGCGTGGCGGATGCTCGGGGACGTGCACGACCAGAAAGGCTCTGTCGTGGGTCCGTGCTTCCGTCGTGTCGCACAGTCGGGGATTCCCCGTGGAGGGCGGTCCGTGCCGGAACGAAGTTTTTGAGGCTGCTTGTCGAGTAGTCGGTGCTTTTTCGGCCGCGGACCCCGAGGGTCCGCGGCCTTTTTGATGTGTCCCCAAGTGGCGAACCTAATCGCACTTCACGGACATTCCGCGGCGCTCGACGAACGAACTGATTCAACCGATCAGGAGGAAGACACATGTCGACCGGCAGTGCCCCGCCAACGACCGGGGACGAGACCGGCAACCACGGTGAGACCGTTTCCGATCTGCTCAACGCCGCACCTAGCACCACCGCACACCTGCCTTGTCGCAGGGATCCGGACCTGTGGTTCGCGGAGAAACCGTCGGACCTGGAGAGAGCCAAGCGGCTGTGCGGTGACTGTCCGATCAGGTCCGAATGTCTGACGGGTGCGCTCTCCCGTGGTGAACCCTGGGGGTCTGGGGCGGCGAGATCGTCGAGCAGGGAACGGTGATCCACCGCAAGAAACCGCGCGGCAGGCCGCGCAAACACCCGGTGGAAGACACCGAGCCGGGGCGGAACTCCACGAACGGACGGCGAGCGGCATGACATCCGCAGGGGCGCCCCGGACGGACGATGTGGAACGAAGCGAGGAGCTGAGGCGGAGAATGTATCCCGAGGAGCTGGCCCGATTACGATGTCGGCGGTTGTTGGAGGAGGCCGAGGAGGCGAGACTGGCGCGTCGGCTGAGAGCCGTTCGATTCTGGCGACGCGTCGCCGCCTTCGCCGCGGAGAGAGCAGAGCGGCGACTGCCGCGGAATTGAATCCACCGCGGCAGGCCCGCCGGTTCGCGGCGGAGGCTTCGCGGCGGTGGGAATCCACGTCGGAAGAAAGCGCACCGGAAGCGTGCGGCCCGCCGAAAGGGGGCGTTCGCTTCCCCGGTTCCGCGTTCGCGTTCTGCGCTGATTCTCTCGCCGGATCGGCTCGAACGGGCCGTGATCACGGTAGACTTCGAGCATGCACGGCCATTCGCACGACAACATCGACTGGGACTCGCGCCTGAGCGAACTGCGGGAGGAGGACGAGCTGACCGCGGCCGAGACCGGGCGGCTCGCGGCGGATCTGGTCTCCGACGGGCGGAACTGCGAATCGGTCGTCGACGTCGGTTCGGGGGCGGGCGGGGCCGCCGCCGCGTTCGCCGCGGCGCTGCCGAGCGGTCTGGTGACCCTCGTGGACTCCGCTCCGGAGCTGCTGGCCGAGGCGCGGCGTCGCGCGGAGGAGTCCGCGGGTGCGAACGTGCGGGTCCGCGGTGTCCCGGGGGATGTCGCCACAGCGGAACCGAGCGATTCGGTGGAACCCGCCGATCTGGTGTTCGCCTCGCTGATGGTGCACCATCTTCCGGACCAGCTCGACGGGCTGCGCAGGCTTTCCCGGCTGGTGCGGCCGGGCGGCAGGCTGGTGGTGGTGGAATCGGGTTTGTGGGCGCGGACCCTTCCCTGGGACGTCGGCGTCGGACAACCCGGTTTGGAGGACCGGCTGCTCGCCGCGCGGCAGACGTGGTTCCGCAGGATGCGGGAGGAGATGCCCGGTTCGGTGCGGTTGCCGGTCGGCTGGGCGACGGCGCTGCGCCAGGCCGGACTGGACGAGGTCACCTCGTGGAGCTACCTGGTGGATCGGCCCGCCCCGGCAACCGGCCCGGTGCTGAACGTCGTCCTGCGGCGGTTGCGCTGGTTGCGCGAGGCGGCGTGGACGGAGTGCTCTGCGGCCGACGTCGACGCGCTCGACCAGCTGCTCGACGAGAACGGGCCGAACTACGCGGGAGACCGCGACGACCTGTACTACCTGTCCGCCGACACCGTGTACGTGGGCACGAAACCCTGACGGTTCAGCCGACGGCCCAGCTCGGTGGCGTGGCCCGAGACCCGCTGCGGGCGCCAGCCCGGAGAACCTCCGGGACGCGGTGGGAGTGATCAGTCGAGGAATCCGGGCTGCCAGTTCGCGATGATCTCCCGGGCCGCCACCTCGGCGTCGAGCTGGCAGAGAATTCCGGTGGCGCCCAGCGTCACCCGGTGGATCAGCAGGTAGTCCGGGGGCAGGTTCAGCGAACGTCCGGTCCGGAACTCGGGACTGCGCAGATCGCCGACACGATCAGCCTGGTACTGCAGCCACGTGCGGGTGAAGTGGAAGGTCTCCGTGCGGACCGGGTCCACGAACGGGCCGAGGTAGGCCTGCACGTCCTCGGCTCTGAGGTCGGAGTCGGTCTGCACGAACCGGTCGGTGCGCAGCAGTTCCATCAGTTCCTCGGCGCGGTCCTCCAGCGCGAGTCGCAGCATGCGCCCCAGCGTGGTGGGCAGCCCCTGCGGGAGCCGTGCCACGGCACCGAAGTCGATCACGCTCAGCCTTCCGTCCGGGAGCAGCCGGAAGTTGCCCGGATGCGGGTCCGCGTGCAGCAGTCCGACCCGCGCAGGGGAGGAGAAGTGGAACTCGCTGAGCAGCCTGCCCGCCCGGTCGCGCTGCTCCCGCGAGCCGCTGTCGATGATCTCGGCGAAGGGCTGCCCGGAAACCCACTCGGTCACCATGACCTTGGGGGAACTGGCGACGACCCCGGGAACACGCACGAGCTCGTCGTCGGCGAAGGCCGCGGCGAACGCGCGCTGGTTGTCGGCCTCGGTGCGGTAGTCGAGCTCCTCCACCATCCGGTCCTGCAGCTCGTTGAGCAGCGGCTTGATCTCCGCTCCCGGCAGCAGTGACTGGAAGAGCCTGGAAAAGCGCATCAGCTGGCGCAGATCGGAACGCAGCGCCTCGTCGGCCCCGGGGTACTGGATCTTGACCGCGACCTCCCTGCCGTCGTGCCAGACGGCCCGGTGGACCTGTCCGATGCTCGCCGCCGCGGCGGGGGAGTCGTCGAACTCGGCGAAGCGCCGGGGCCAGTCGGAACCCAACTGCTCGTCCAGGGTCCTG contains:
- a CDS encoding DUF2207 domain-containing protein, with the protein product MLRKRFLFSCAVVALAALIACLPQVRQSAVAQTGEDGVTSDVSLKLERDGKLSVTERVVVPSGPEVHRTVPLRQAAGEDVDRVFEIRGAEVSGPGSARVTDEELELTLPPGESTVEYQVVGAVADTRDDTQRVDWRASGGWDVAVQRTRISFISPNPARSIDCRAGPVGSDDECADFRIGTTRGPRAEHTELGEGERIDFSVEVPEGTVPANAEFDETFGLDDAFGLSPAVAAALAGLGLLVIGGFGLLWYTRGRDARVSTGDVGPVDVLMTDEQGNVRFASPDGVLPGQVGTVIDEHVDVVDVTATVIDLAVRNYLWIEEISEEGQGRDWRIVRMNPPDDSLRAYERAVHEMLFGAEGAERDQVLISQLRDGSAPELSKVRDRMYSDVVAQRWFSRRPDSERNLFWWIGLGIGGCGVVLTAVLALTTSFALLGIGVLVGGVAMTFGARVMPARTKRGSALVAQVRGLREYLRSATAESIPLADREMVFSRSLPYAVVLGETERWLSEFAELDPAADGTPGLYWYGELEERTGHVVPDMRRFREHFPVLVSVLNDALARPGQVRSLR
- a CDS encoding M16 family metallopeptidase, giving the protein MVEPQPHRVTLPNGLRVVLAPNAEPGSTEPGGPPVVGISVHYDVGFRSEPQGRTGFAHLFEHLMFQGSESLEKLAHFRHVQGSGGIFNGSTHQDYTDYFQVLPSNALERGLFLEADRMRAPRLTEENLRNQVDVVKEEIRLNVLNRPYGGFPWILLPPVLYSTFANAHNGYGDFTDLERATVDDCAAFFDTFYAPGNAVLTITGDIDVDHATGLVEKHFGDVPARSVPERPSFAEPFLEGEQRDRQQDPHAPLPAVALGYRLPDPVAELDSYLANVVLGEVLSDGDASRLQQRLVYQDSLVVDVQAGAGLMGAPLDARDPDTFTVTAVHSPEVSTDRVMEAIDSELDRLATEGPTAEELSRVTARWSAGLYRDHDRLISRTLDLGSTELLHGRAELVGELPDRVGAITTEDVAAAAKALRPETRAVLEIEPTGDSDGGAA
- a CDS encoding M16 family metallopeptidase, encoding MTSATHRSAERIGRTEQGPRPLPDLAEPRQGWQPETVDTVLDNGLRVIVARHGSVPMVELRLRIPFAGDDPKHPARAEVLAETLLTGTDRRDRIRMDTDLAAVGGTLQASVDPERLSITGDALASGMDTLLDVLNDALTGASYPEHEVSGERDRLVERIAVARSQPRVLAREELQKHRYGDHPFAREVPQSEDVAQVTAEEVRELHRSAVLPRGSTLVLVGDIDPQQTVETVSRVLSGWNSEGSAREIPALPPVEGGNVRLVHREGAVQSQLRFSAQAVPRTDERYPALQIANLIFGGYFSSRLVENIREDKGYTYGAHSAFEFTPDNGTILVDADTASEVTAAALMEIRYEFGRLALDPPKEPEVESARQYAIGGLLTSTSSQSGLASMLIGLAAVGLGQEWLAGHPDRLRSVTVDQVAEAARWYMPTAFTGVIVGDANQLSDQLRGLGGVTLP
- the nudC gene encoding NAD(+) diphosphatase → MTARSDSEEIGFGRSTSGGGFQLDSSPLLAGSPVELSDVHRDDPDTAAELWRDGEVLLVDEYGRTPVDAEGSLAWADPGDCGNGTNAVLLGLYQGRARWGMRASARGSELLWSDLRVLGDWLGEAESGLFATAVGLLAWHDRARYCALCGAGTNRIRSGWARRCGGCWHEEYPRTDPSMICLVHDGGDQVLLARKAGWPEERFSVLAGFVEMGESLEGCVRREVREEVGMEVSDIRYLGSQPWPFPRSLMVGFAAVADPEEPLHPVDGEIAEAHWVSREHVRQALETDGPVRGVRMPPGISIAYRMLRGWALS
- a CDS encoding ATP-dependent DNA helicase UvrD2 — its product is MTDRPRLLEGLDPQQRAAVTAPRGPVCVLAGAGTGKTRTITHRIAHLVQRGLVVPQQVLAVTFTARAAGEMRTRLRGLGASGVQAQTFHAAAFRQLRYFWPRALEGEIWPLVEHKFRLVMQAAGRVGLSTDSESVRDLASEIEWAKSALLTPEQYPKETARIGRSAPVAPERFVQVFEAYERAKNSAKMLDFDDLLLHTAAVLEEHSEVAEEFRARYRTFVVDEYQDVTPLQQRILDAWLGGRDDLTVVGDANQTIYSFAGASPQWLIDFPNRYPKAEVVRLERDYRSTPQVVELANRVIAMGNSGRSHTGLTLVGQRADGPDPGFAEHESEAAEAQAVARTVAELAGSGVPLSEMAVLYRVNAQSEVYEQALSDAEISYQVRGGERFFARTEVRQAMAALRTAAGRGSAEGGELSEAVREVLSEVGLTTKPPEGGAARERWQSLNALAELADELSRDVEGADLARYVSELDARASAQHPPTMEGVTLASLHAAKGLEWDAVFLVGLTEGTLPIQHADGDDASVEEERRLFYVGVTRARKHLRISWALSRGQGGGRKRRHSRFLNGLVSTGGGSKSSGKTRRTNSERGRRKDVARCRSCSARLESAVEVKIGRCAKCPSDADDELLARLRSWRTERAQELKVPAYVVFSDATLIAIAEQRPVDTESLGQVSGVGPTKLERFGADVLSLVNGPADL
- a CDS encoding methyltransferase translates to MHGHSHDNIDWDSRLSELREEDELTAAETGRLAADLVSDGRNCESVVDVGSGAGGAAAAFAAALPSGLVTLVDSAPELLAEARRRAEESAGANVRVRGVPGDVATAEPSDSVEPADLVFASLMVHHLPDQLDGLRRLSRLVRPGGRLVVVESGLWARTLPWDVGVGQPGLEDRLLAARQTWFRRMREEMPGSVRLPVGWATALRQAGLDEVTSWSYLVDRPAPATGPVLNVVLRRLRWLREAAWTECSAADVDALDQLLDENGPNYAGDRDDLYYLSADTVYVGTKP
- a CDS encoding ABC1 kinase family protein, with product MTDVPRRAAQRTAKLASLPLGAAGRVAAGWGKRLTGQDAATVNADFSARTAEQLFEVLGQLKGGAMKFGQALSVFEAAVPDELAEPYRQALSKLQATAPPMSEASVRRTLDEQLGSDWPRRFAEFDDSPAAAASIGQVHRAVWHDGREVAVKIQYPGADEALRSDLRQLMRFSRLFQSLLPGAEIKPLLNELQDRMVEELDYRTEADNQRAFAAAFADDELVRVPGVVASSPKVMVTEWVSGQPFAEIIDSGSREQRDRAGRLLSEFHFSSPARVGLLHADPHPGNFRLLPDGRLSVIDFGAVARLPQGLPTTLGRMLRLALEDRAEELMELLRTDRFVQTDSDLRAEDVQAYLGPFVDPVRTETFHFTRTWLQYQADRVGDLRSPEFRTGRSLNLPPDYLLIHRVTLGATGILCQLDAEVAAREIIANWQPGFLD